A genomic stretch from Hemicordylus capensis ecotype Gifberg chromosome 1, rHemCap1.1.pri, whole genome shotgun sequence includes:
- the MOK gene encoding MAPK/MAK/MRK overlapping kinase isoform X12 → MRKSDKKAGAVALICELMDMNVYELIKGRKKPLPEKRIMHYMYQLCKSLDHMHRNGIFHRDVKPENILIKQDLLKLGDFGSCRSTHSKQPYTEYISTRWYRAPECLLTDGYYSYKMDMWSAGCVFYEIASFHPLFPGSNELDQISKIHDIIGTPPKKILNKFKQSRVMSFDFPMKRGKGISPLMPNVSNKSLTLMYAMIQYDPDERIDAHEALQHPYFRELRSADTLRLAEKQALTMRRKMRLAENPLERDCISLRRISKEDQRQNLLRRAQKNPLGLHGPPYAVELPKLTIPAVTNLTSYSNPTFQSVFTLPASNQQLQVLQPITYFGTHRKSEKQKDFKSPVKQYHLPALERRGGGY, encoded by the exons GGAGGAAAAAGCCACTGCCCGAAAAGAGAATAATGCATTATATGTACCAGTTATGCAAGTCTCTTGATCACATGCACAG AAATGGAATATTTCACAGAGATGTGAAACCAGAAAACATATTAATAAAG CAGGATCTTCTGAAACTAGGAGATTTTGGATCCTGTAGGAGTACACATTCCAAACAGCCCTACACAGAATATATCTCTACCCGCTGGTACAGGGCACCCGAATGTCTTCTCACGGATGGCTACTATAGTTACAAAATGGATATGTGGAGTGCTGGCTGTGTGTTCTATGAAATTGCAAG TTTCCACCCACTCTTTCCTGGATCTAATGAACTGGACCAAATATCAAAAATTCATGATATTATAGGTACCCCTCCTAAGAAGATTCTTAATAAGTTCAAGCA GTCAAGAGTGATGAGCTTTGATTTTCCCATGAAGAGAGGAAAAGGAATCTCTCCACTTATGCCTAATGTGTCCAACAAAAGCCTAACGCTTATGTATGCAATGATACAATATGACCCTGATGAGAGAATAGATGCCCATGAAGCACTACAGCATCCTTACTTCAGAGAGCTGAGGTCAGCAGACACTCTTAG GTTGGCAGAGAAACAAGCTTTGACCATGCGCAGAAAAATGAGATTAGCAGAAAACCCATTAGAAAGGGACTGTATCAGCTTGCGGCGTATTTCAAAGGAGGATCAAAGGCAG aaCCTTCTTAGGAGAGCCCAGAAGAATCCACTGGGACTTCATGGACCTCCCTATGCAGTTGAGTTGCCAAAGCTGACTATTCCTGCAGTAACCAACTTGACTTCTTACTCTAATCCTACATTTCAGTCAGTTTTTACTTTACCAGCAAGCAACCAACAACTCCAGGTGTTGCAGCCTATAACATATTTTGGGACACATCGCAAG TCTGAAAAACAGAAGGATTTTAAATCTCCTGTGAAACAGTACCACTTGCCTGCTCTGGAAAGAAGAGGTGGAGGATATTGA